Proteins encoded in a region of the Phoenix dactylifera cultivar Barhee BC4 chromosome 3, palm_55x_up_171113_PBpolish2nd_filt_p, whole genome shotgun sequence genome:
- the LOC103702169 gene encoding uncharacterized protein LOC103702169 isoform X3, whose translation MARRKILAICQSGGEFVTHSDGSMSYSGGEAHAIDIDHEMTLHDLMSEISVMFNCDADSFSIKYFLPNNKRTLITVSNDKDLKRMVDFHADSDTTDVYVLKKVENRIIRSVVADSGTPTDATTAKEATLEDAKRQRLCANWDGVITGIGQKFDSPRAFRDALHKYAIANSFMYRFIKNDGCRVTAECAAEGCPWRVHASRSSGKQELTIKKMNDTHACGKDMSKESHRLASQRWVASVIKDKLRDSPNYKPREIADDLQREYGLSLNYAQAWRGKFVAKKELHNSHEEACNQLPWFCERIIETNPGSVATLLTSDDSKFRLFVAFHASLSGFEHGCRPLIFLDIISMKANKQWKLLAATTVDGANDIFPVAFSVVEKETSENWHWFLEQLKSALTMSHNLTFISDGQNGLEEEIPLVFEDSNHGYSVHHLIEDFKKELEDSWTQEIKDAMVSHLKRAVYACKADEFNECIESIKVESKELAEWVLHTKPERWSDAFFKGLRYGCYSSSAVETFNGWVSARHELSVVQMVDMIRCKMMEMMYTRRESSSAWAEALTPSMNQMVQDEMIKAQNLNVGCSTENVFEPTIIWSPRYINILAACWLVSLLVLPSSFL comes from the exons ATGGCAAGGAGGAAAATTTTGGCCATTTGTCAGTCAGGTGGAGAGTTCGTCACACATAGCGATGGATCCATGTCTTATTCTGGTGGAGAAGCACATGCAATTGATATTGATCACGAAATGACACTGCATGATCTGATGTCTGAGATTTCTGTGATGTTTAACTGCGATGCGGATTCCTTTTCGATCAAATACTTCCTTCCAAACAACAAGCGAACTCTCATCACAGTATCTAATGACAAAGACCTAAAGCGCATGGTTGATTTCCATGCAGATTCAGACACAACAGATGTTTATGTCTTGAAGAAGGTTGAGAACAG GATAATCAGGAGCGTTGTAGCTGACTCAGGTACCCCTACTGATGCTACGACAGCTAAAGAAGCTACTCTCGAGGATGCCAAGCGGCAAAGATTGTGCGCCAATTGGGATGGTGTGATCACTGGCATAGGGCAAAAATTTGATAGTCCAAGGGCCTTCCGTGATGCACTGCATAAATATGCTATTGCAAACAGTTTTATGTATAGATTTATAAAAAATGATGGGTGTCGTGTAACTGCTGAATGTGCTGCTGAGGGTTGCCCGTGGCGGGTACATGCATCTAGGTCATCAGGTAAGCAAGAGCTTACAATTAAGAAAATGAATGACACTCATGCATGTGGAAAGGACATGAGTAAAGAAAGTCATCGTCTAGCTTCTCAGCGATGGGTAGCAAGTGTCATAAAGGACAAATTGCGAGATAGTCCAAACTACAAGCCACGGGAAATTGCAGATGATCTCCAACGCGAATATGGACTAAGCTTGAACTATGCACAAGCATGGCGTGGGAAATTTGTTGCCAAGAAGGAGCTTCACAATTCACATGAAGAGGCTTGTAATCAGTTGCCTTGGTTTTGTGAAAGGATTATCGAAACCAACCCAGGCAGTGTGGCTACATTACTAACATCAGATGATTCAAAATTCCGTCTTTTTGTTGCCTTTCATGCCTCTCTTAGTGGTTTTGAGCATGGTTGCCGCCCCTTGATTTTCCTGGATATAATatctatgaaagcaaataagcAATGGAAGTTGTTGGCTGCAACCACGGTTGATGGAGCGAACGATATTTTTCCAGTTGCCTTTTCTGTAGTGGAGAAGGAGACTAGTGAAAACTGGCATTGGTTTTTGGAGCAGTTGAAGTCTGCTTTGACAATGTCGCACAACTTAACATTCATATCAGATGGACAGAATGGTTTGGAGGAGGAAATCCCTCTAGTGTTTGAGGATAGTAATCATGGCTATTCTGTGCATCACCTCATTGAGGATTTTAAGAAAGAGTTGGAGGACTCTTGGACACAGGAAATAAAAGATGCAATGGTTAGTCATCTCAAACGAGCTGTATATGCTTGCAAAGCTGATGAGTTTAATGAATGCATTGAAAGCATCAAAGTTGAATCTAAAGAACTTGCTGAATGGGTTTTGCATACAAAACCTGAAAGGTGGTCAGATGCCTTCTTCAAGGGCTTGAGATATGGCTGCTACTCCTCCAGTGCTGTGGAAACATTTAATGGCTGGGTATCAGCAAGACATGAGCTATCAGTGGTCCAGATGGTCGATATGATCAGGTGTAAGATGATGGAGATGATGTATACTCGTAGGGAGTCTTCTAGTGCTTGGGCAGAGGCACTCACACCATCCATGAATCAGATGGTACAAGATGAGATGATTAAAGCACAGAACCTTAATGTAGGATGCTCGACAGAGAATGTGTTTGAG CCAACTATAATTTGGAGCCCAAGATACATCAACATCCTTGCAGCTTGCTGGTTGGTTTCTCTTTTAGTCTTACCATCTTCATTTCTTTGA
- the LOC103702169 gene encoding uncharacterized protein LOC103702169 isoform X2 yields MARRKILAICQSGGEFVTHSDGSMSYSGGEAHAIDIDHEMTLHDLMSEISVMFNCDADSFSIKYFLPNNKRTLITVSNDKDLKRMVDFHADSDTTDVYVLKKVENRSVVADSGTPTDATTAKEATLEDAKRQRLCANWDGVITGIGQKFDSPRAFRDALHKYAIANSFMYRFIKNDGCRVTAECAAEGCPWRVHASRSSGKQELTIKKMNDTHACGKDMSKESHRLASQRWVASVIKDKLRDSPNYKPREIADDLQREYGLSLNYAQAWRGKFVAKKELHNSHEEACNQLPWFCERIIETNPGSVATLLTSDDSKFRLFVAFHASLSGFEHGCRPLIFLDIISMKANKQWKLLAATTVDGANDIFPVAFSVVEKETSENWHWFLEQLKSALTMSHNLTFISDGQNGLEEEIPLVFEDSNHGYSVHHLIEDFKKELEDSWTQEIKDAMVSHLKRAVYACKADEFNECIESIKVESKELAEWVLHTKPERWSDAFFKGLRYGCYSSSAVETFNGWVSARHELSVVQMVDMIRCKMMEMMYTRRESSSAWAEALTPSMNQMVQDEMIKAQNLNVGCSTENVFEVRDDSINFVNIENWECTCRRWQVTGLPCMHALAVFDHTDRCMYDYCSKYFTTECYRITYSLSINPIPDVGRPTCTDPSHSTITCPRTRRLAGRPKEKPADPRIAIKRAVRCSQCKGFGHNKQTCKAPV; encoded by the exons ATGGCAAGGAGGAAAATTTTGGCCATTTGTCAGTCAGGTGGAGAGTTCGTCACACATAGCGATGGATCCATGTCTTATTCTGGTGGAGAAGCACATGCAATTGATATTGATCACGAAATGACACTGCATGATCTGATGTCTGAGATTTCTGTGATGTTTAACTGCGATGCGGATTCCTTTTCGATCAAATACTTCCTTCCAAACAACAAGCGAACTCTCATCACAGTATCTAATGACAAAGACCTAAAGCGCATGGTTGATTTCCATGCAGATTCAGACACAACAGATGTTTATGTCTTGAAGAAGGTTGAGAACAG GAGCGTTGTAGCTGACTCAGGTACCCCTACTGATGCTACGACAGCTAAAGAAGCTACTCTCGAGGATGCCAAGCGGCAAAGATTGTGCGCCAATTGGGATGGTGTGATCACTGGCATAGGGCAAAAATTTGATAGTCCAAGGGCCTTCCGTGATGCACTGCATAAATATGCTATTGCAAACAGTTTTATGTATAGATTTATAAAAAATGATGGGTGTCGTGTAACTGCTGAATGTGCTGCTGAGGGTTGCCCGTGGCGGGTACATGCATCTAGGTCATCAGGTAAGCAAGAGCTTACAATTAAGAAAATGAATGACACTCATGCATGTGGAAAGGACATGAGTAAAGAAAGTCATCGTCTAGCTTCTCAGCGATGGGTAGCAAGTGTCATAAAGGACAAATTGCGAGATAGTCCAAACTACAAGCCACGGGAAATTGCAGATGATCTCCAACGCGAATATGGACTAAGCTTGAACTATGCACAAGCATGGCGTGGGAAATTTGTTGCCAAGAAGGAGCTTCACAATTCACATGAAGAGGCTTGTAATCAGTTGCCTTGGTTTTGTGAAAGGATTATCGAAACCAACCCAGGCAGTGTGGCTACATTACTAACATCAGATGATTCAAAATTCCGTCTTTTTGTTGCCTTTCATGCCTCTCTTAGTGGTTTTGAGCATGGTTGCCGCCCCTTGATTTTCCTGGATATAATatctatgaaagcaaataagcAATGGAAGTTGTTGGCTGCAACCACGGTTGATGGAGCGAACGATATTTTTCCAGTTGCCTTTTCTGTAGTGGAGAAGGAGACTAGTGAAAACTGGCATTGGTTTTTGGAGCAGTTGAAGTCTGCTTTGACAATGTCGCACAACTTAACATTCATATCAGATGGACAGAATGGTTTGGAGGAGGAAATCCCTCTAGTGTTTGAGGATAGTAATCATGGCTATTCTGTGCATCACCTCATTGAGGATTTTAAGAAAGAGTTGGAGGACTCTTGGACACAGGAAATAAAAGATGCAATGGTTAGTCATCTCAAACGAGCTGTATATGCTTGCAAAGCTGATGAGTTTAATGAATGCATTGAAAGCATCAAAGTTGAATCTAAAGAACTTGCTGAATGGGTTTTGCATACAAAACCTGAAAGGTGGTCAGATGCCTTCTTCAAGGGCTTGAGATATGGCTGCTACTCCTCCAGTGCTGTGGAAACATTTAATGGCTGGGTATCAGCAAGACATGAGCTATCAGTGGTCCAGATGGTCGATATGATCAGGTGTAAGATGATGGAGATGATGTATACTCGTAGGGAGTCTTCTAGTGCTTGGGCAGAGGCACTCACACCATCCATGAATCAGATGGTACAAGATGAGATGATTAAAGCACAGAACCTTAATGTAGGATGCTCGACAGAGAATGTGTTTGAGGTACGTGATGACTCAATCAATTTTGTTAATATCGAAAATTGGGAATGCACGTGCCGAAGATGGCAAGTCACTGGTTTGCCATGCATGCATGCTCTTGCAGTATTTGACCACACTGATCGATGCATGTATGATTACTGCTCCAAATATTTCACAACTGAATGCTACCGTATAACATATTCATTATCCATCAATCCGATACCTGATGTTGGTAGGCCTACATGCACTGATCCTTCTCACAGTACAATTACATGTCCTCGCACCCGTCGGCTAGCTGGCCGACCAAAAGAAAAGCCAGCGGACCCAAGGATTGCAATTAAAAGAGCGGTACGCTGCAGTCAGTGCAAAGGATTTGGGCATAATAAACAAACTTGCAAGGCGCCTGTTTAG
- the LOC103702169 gene encoding uncharacterized protein LOC103702169 isoform X1, with protein sequence MARRKILAICQSGGEFVTHSDGSMSYSGGEAHAIDIDHEMTLHDLMSEISVMFNCDADSFSIKYFLPNNKRTLITVSNDKDLKRMVDFHADSDTTDVYVLKKVENRIIRSVVADSGTPTDATTAKEATLEDAKRQRLCANWDGVITGIGQKFDSPRAFRDALHKYAIANSFMYRFIKNDGCRVTAECAAEGCPWRVHASRSSGKQELTIKKMNDTHACGKDMSKESHRLASQRWVASVIKDKLRDSPNYKPREIADDLQREYGLSLNYAQAWRGKFVAKKELHNSHEEACNQLPWFCERIIETNPGSVATLLTSDDSKFRLFVAFHASLSGFEHGCRPLIFLDIISMKANKQWKLLAATTVDGANDIFPVAFSVVEKETSENWHWFLEQLKSALTMSHNLTFISDGQNGLEEEIPLVFEDSNHGYSVHHLIEDFKKELEDSWTQEIKDAMVSHLKRAVYACKADEFNECIESIKVESKELAEWVLHTKPERWSDAFFKGLRYGCYSSSAVETFNGWVSARHELSVVQMVDMIRCKMMEMMYTRRESSSAWAEALTPSMNQMVQDEMIKAQNLNVGCSTENVFEVRDDSINFVNIENWECTCRRWQVTGLPCMHALAVFDHTDRCMYDYCSKYFTTECYRITYSLSINPIPDVGRPTCTDPSHSTITCPRTRRLAGRPKEKPADPRIAIKRAVRCSQCKGFGHNKQTCKAPV encoded by the exons ATGGCAAGGAGGAAAATTTTGGCCATTTGTCAGTCAGGTGGAGAGTTCGTCACACATAGCGATGGATCCATGTCTTATTCTGGTGGAGAAGCACATGCAATTGATATTGATCACGAAATGACACTGCATGATCTGATGTCTGAGATTTCTGTGATGTTTAACTGCGATGCGGATTCCTTTTCGATCAAATACTTCCTTCCAAACAACAAGCGAACTCTCATCACAGTATCTAATGACAAAGACCTAAAGCGCATGGTTGATTTCCATGCAGATTCAGACACAACAGATGTTTATGTCTTGAAGAAGGTTGAGAACAG GATAATCAGGAGCGTTGTAGCTGACTCAGGTACCCCTACTGATGCTACGACAGCTAAAGAAGCTACTCTCGAGGATGCCAAGCGGCAAAGATTGTGCGCCAATTGGGATGGTGTGATCACTGGCATAGGGCAAAAATTTGATAGTCCAAGGGCCTTCCGTGATGCACTGCATAAATATGCTATTGCAAACAGTTTTATGTATAGATTTATAAAAAATGATGGGTGTCGTGTAACTGCTGAATGTGCTGCTGAGGGTTGCCCGTGGCGGGTACATGCATCTAGGTCATCAGGTAAGCAAGAGCTTACAATTAAGAAAATGAATGACACTCATGCATGTGGAAAGGACATGAGTAAAGAAAGTCATCGTCTAGCTTCTCAGCGATGGGTAGCAAGTGTCATAAAGGACAAATTGCGAGATAGTCCAAACTACAAGCCACGGGAAATTGCAGATGATCTCCAACGCGAATATGGACTAAGCTTGAACTATGCACAAGCATGGCGTGGGAAATTTGTTGCCAAGAAGGAGCTTCACAATTCACATGAAGAGGCTTGTAATCAGTTGCCTTGGTTTTGTGAAAGGATTATCGAAACCAACCCAGGCAGTGTGGCTACATTACTAACATCAGATGATTCAAAATTCCGTCTTTTTGTTGCCTTTCATGCCTCTCTTAGTGGTTTTGAGCATGGTTGCCGCCCCTTGATTTTCCTGGATATAATatctatgaaagcaaataagcAATGGAAGTTGTTGGCTGCAACCACGGTTGATGGAGCGAACGATATTTTTCCAGTTGCCTTTTCTGTAGTGGAGAAGGAGACTAGTGAAAACTGGCATTGGTTTTTGGAGCAGTTGAAGTCTGCTTTGACAATGTCGCACAACTTAACATTCATATCAGATGGACAGAATGGTTTGGAGGAGGAAATCCCTCTAGTGTTTGAGGATAGTAATCATGGCTATTCTGTGCATCACCTCATTGAGGATTTTAAGAAAGAGTTGGAGGACTCTTGGACACAGGAAATAAAAGATGCAATGGTTAGTCATCTCAAACGAGCTGTATATGCTTGCAAAGCTGATGAGTTTAATGAATGCATTGAAAGCATCAAAGTTGAATCTAAAGAACTTGCTGAATGGGTTTTGCATACAAAACCTGAAAGGTGGTCAGATGCCTTCTTCAAGGGCTTGAGATATGGCTGCTACTCCTCCAGTGCTGTGGAAACATTTAATGGCTGGGTATCAGCAAGACATGAGCTATCAGTGGTCCAGATGGTCGATATGATCAGGTGTAAGATGATGGAGATGATGTATACTCGTAGGGAGTCTTCTAGTGCTTGGGCAGAGGCACTCACACCATCCATGAATCAGATGGTACAAGATGAGATGATTAAAGCACAGAACCTTAATGTAGGATGCTCGACAGAGAATGTGTTTGAGGTACGTGATGACTCAATCAATTTTGTTAATATCGAAAATTGGGAATGCACGTGCCGAAGATGGCAAGTCACTGGTTTGCCATGCATGCATGCTCTTGCAGTATTTGACCACACTGATCGATGCATGTATGATTACTGCTCCAAATATTTCACAACTGAATGCTACCGTATAACATATTCATTATCCATCAATCCGATACCTGATGTTGGTAGGCCTACATGCACTGATCCTTCTCACAGTACAATTACATGTCCTCGCACCCGTCGGCTAGCTGGCCGACCAAAAGAAAAGCCAGCGGACCCAAGGATTGCAATTAAAAGAGCGGTACGCTGCAGTCAGTGCAAAGGATTTGGGCATAATAAACAAACTTGCAAGGCGCCTGTTTAG